TGTCCACGCCGGCCTCGGTCTTGAGGTCGCCGGCGATCTGGCTGTACACATCATCGATATTCGCGGCATCGCCATCATAATATTTTCCGCCCGTCGTCTCGGCAAGGGTCCGGAGCGTACTCCTGCCGCCGGAGGATATGCTATCCGCATAACCGATCGAGTAGATCTTGATATCATGGTCCAGGGCATAGGTGGCCATATTCTGCTCGGCATGCGAGAGGCCGGAATAATAGTAGTACCTGCTGTCGAGATCGTTGTAATACGTAGGAGTGGAGCTACCCTGGTATCCCCGGGCCAGCGGGTCGCCGTACCAGTTGTAGTCACCGTCGGAGAGCAGAACGATTGCCTTCACCGCGTCGTCCCGCCCATCAGATACAAGTTCGCTGACAGACTTGTAAAGACCGTGGCGCATGGGCGTGCCGTGATCCGGGACCAAGGAGTCGAGTGTCGTATCGACAGCAGCAGCGTCGCTGGAAAGATCGGAATCGACCGTGGCATAGTCGCTGTAGGTGACCGGGCACACATAATTGTTGTTGATATAACTCGTTGAGATCCTGGAATTTGATCCAGGGCGACTGATGGATCCATTTCTCCCGAAGGAAACGACCGCAACACGATCCCGGTCAGATGACATGCTGCCGACAAATTGCTTTGCCGCTTCCCTCACCGAATGCATACGGTCAGGGTTGTCGTAAAGCATGCTTCCCGAGCGATCAATCGCCAGCACCACGTCGATCGGGTCGGGCTGGAGGGCCCACCCATCGCCCTTGAGGGCGAGAGTGACGTTCACCGTCCCATTCACCTCGACGGTCTCGGGGTCGACCGAGGTGGAGACAGAGAGATAGGGATAGTTCTTCCAGGTGAGGGGGAGGGTGCGGCTGACGTCACCCCACACGGCGACGACCTCGCAGGTCCCGGTGGCTGTGTTGCTGTAGGCGGGGTCATTGCGGTCGCGGGTGAAGGCGCCGGGCCTGAAATGGACGACGGCATAGCCGTCTCCGTCCGTGGTCGCCGACATCTCCACCAGTTCGGGGGATGCGGTGGCACTATATCCGGCCGTATCGATGTTGGAAAGGGAAAAGGTTACTGTCTCTCCGAAGACAGGGTTGCCCTTCTCGTCCATGACCTTCGCCCTGATCTCCGCGGCCATGTCATCCTTCACGTCACGGCTCGGCATGGACTGGGGGTTCGCCGAAAGGAGCATGTTCACCGGTTCGGTGTTCGTGAACTCGACAGTCTGCGAACAGACCACTGATGGATCATCCGCCGACGTCGCCGTGATCGTCACGGTGCCGGTGGCGTCCTTTGGTCCATAGGAGATCATGACCTGACCGTCAGAGTTCGTGACCGCAGACCGGTCTTCCCCGGCAAGGGCGGAGAACAGCACGGAACGGTTCCCTGCAGGGTTGCCAGAGGCGTCCTTCAGGGTATAGGTGAGGGTGAACGTGCTCTCCCCGTCGGCAGGGACCCAGGGGACGGGGTCGGAGTACGGGTTGACCGAACACGCGATCGAGGCAGGGGCGGCGTTGCCGATGCCATAGATGGTGAGTGTAGTGGCGGCGACCGTGCCCGGGAAGGAGACGTAGATGATGTTCTCGCCGGCCGTCTGGTCGGCCCTGAAGTCGGCCGTCACATCCCCGTTCTCGTCCACAGGCAGGACGACGTCGTCGCGGTACTCGCTCCCGTCAGAGATACCGGCACGGCCGCCGGGCGACCCGACCTGGAAGCGGACGGTCTCGGCCTCCCGGCGGGCGTCGACGCGGTTGCCGTACCTGTCCTCCATGGCAAGGACGATCGCGGTCGTGGACCCGACGGTGATCTCGCTCTCGTACTCAAGGACAGCAAGCCTGTACGGGGCGGCGTGGTCGATCATCTGGTCGCAGGACGAAGAAACTGTCCGGGGGACATCGTCTTCGTCGAGGTACTCAAACGTCGCCGTGATCGTCGCCGGGCCGCTCCTCGTCCCGGCCCTGAATGTCGCCGTCGTTTTTCCATCGGCGCCGGTCGTCACCGTGGACGGCGACACCGTACCCAGCGCGGGATCACAGGAGAACGCGACGCTCTGCCCGGCAAGGGGCGCCCCACCGCTATCGGTCACCGTCACCATGACCGTCGACGTGCCCCCGCTACCGGCGACAAGCCATGCAGTATCGGCCTGAAGGTGCATCTGGGGCTCCGCGGCAGCGGTTCCGGCACAGAAGAGGAACAGCACGCCAAAAAGGAGTATTCCAAAACGTTGTATCGACATATCTTCTCCCTCAGGTATGTACAGACCCGATCCCCATATAAAACAGGACGATTCATATTATCTTGAAAATATTGTCAGATATTCAAAAAGATAGATTAATAATGGCATAATTAAGATGATCAAAAAAAATGCAGGATTAAAAAAGAGAAAGCAATATAATTCATTAACGGCGATTGAGGG
This region of Methanofollis sp. genomic DNA includes:
- a CDS encoding Ig-like domain-containing protein; this encodes MSIQRFGILLFGVLFLFCAGTAAAEPQMHLQADTAWLVAGSGGTSTVMVTVTDSGGAPLAGQSVAFSCDPALGTVSPSTVTTGADGKTTATFRAGTRSGPATITATFEYLDEDDVPRTVSSSCDQMIDHAAPYRLAVLEYESEITVGSTTAIVLAMEDRYGNRVDARREAETVRFQVGSPGGRAGISDGSEYRDDVVLPVDENGDVTADFRADQTAGENIIYVSFPGTVAATTLTIYGIGNAAPASIACSVNPYSDPVPWVPADGESTFTLTYTLKDASGNPAGNRSVLFSALAGEDRSAVTNSDGQVMISYGPKDATGTVTITATSADDPSVVCSQTVEFTNTEPVNMLLSANPQSMPSRDVKDDMAAEIRAKVMDEKGNPVFGETVTFSLSNIDTAGYSATASPELVEMSATTDGDGYAVVHFRPGAFTRDRNDPAYSNTATGTCEVVAVWGDVSRTLPLTWKNYPYLSVSTSVDPETVEVNGTVNVTLALKGDGWALQPDPIDVVLAIDRSGSMLYDNPDRMHSVREAAKQFVGSMSSDRDRVAVVSFGRNGSISRPGSNSRISTSYINNNYVCPVTYSDYATVDSDLSSDAAAVDTTLDSLVPDHGTPMRHGLYKSVSELVSDGRDDAVKAIVLLSDGDYNWYGDPLARGYQGSSTPTYYNDLDSRYYYYSGLSHAEQNMATYALDHDIKIYSIGYADSISSGGRSTLRTLAETTGGKYYDGDAANIDDVYSQIAGDLKTEAGVDTMMDLSFQNVQVNNAPVPGEDVFAYQYIPGVSTNIASWIDNETGHYDPVPLHTEDQTADWEDDQSLHFDIGTVRLGQTWTTSYTLKVLKDGNINVFGPGSTISFNGGTDSLDLPETFITAVPDLNNTGIMNATLDLVEPLQRVGSGPVTDFLKVGWHMNYTGNYTATQRLSYSTDRGKTWTPFLTMTPRPAGERDEVASLDIRSLAAGRYLIRVDATAPDTRSDRVQLINGIQVGNLQSNKIRLE